The segment GCTTCCGGCCCGGCGGACTGCTCCACATGCCGCACAGCGACGAGGAACAGCGGCGCGAGCGCGCCCTGCGCGCCTTCGGCGGCGCCGTCGCGGGGTGCTTCGCCGTGGAGCAGACGTGGACCTCCGGGGCGGGACGCCTGCCCAAGGCGCTGCGGTCCCAGCGCACCGAACTGTTCCTGCGGGCCCAGCACGGTGACACCCCCGGTGTGCTGGAGCTTCTGGACGCGGGTGTCGACCCGCGGGTGCGGGACGGCCACGGGCGCACCCTGCTGCACGTGCTGAACCTCCTCGACCACGAGCGCCTGCTGCCCCGTCTGCTGGCGGAGGGCCTGGACCTGGAGGCCCGGGACCGGCGTGAGCGCACCCCGCTGTTCGTCGCCGTCAACGACCTCGGTTCGAAGGCCCTGGTGGAGGCGCTCGTCGCCGCCGGGAGCCGGCTGGACGTGATCGACGGCACGGAGCTGTCGCTCTCCCAGATCGTCCGCCGCTACAAGCGGTCCGACCTGGCCTTCCTGCGCGAACGTGTCGACGCGGAACATCCGGGCGTCGGCGCCGAGTGGTGGGACGAGTGGATGGACGAACAGGACGGAGAGCACGACGAGGACGACGACAACGACGAGGAGGGGATGTCCCCTTGAGCAGCGCCCGTACCGCGACCACCGCGCCGTCGGGCCCGCTCGCGGCCGCCGACGACCTGAACCGCCGACTGCGCACCCTGCGGACCGAACCCGCCACCAACCCTCAACTGGAGGCACTGGCACTGGCCGTGACGGCCAATCAGCCCGTGCTGCTGTGGGGTGAGCCGGGCATCGGCAAGTCGGCGGGACTGGAGCAGCTCGCCGCCGGGCTCGGCCTGCCGCTGGAGACGGTCATCGCCAGCGTGCACGAGCCGTCCGACTTCGCGGGCCTGCCGATCGTCGGTGACGATCCCGCCGTCACCGGTGTGCCGATGGCGCCGCCGGACTGGGCGGTCCGGCTCGCCCGGGCGGGGCAGGGACTGCTCTTCTTCGACGAGCTGTCCTCCGCGCCGCCGGCCGTGCAGGCGGCCCTGCTGCGGGTGGTCCTCGAACGGCGGGTCGGCAGTCTGCTCCTGCCGGAGGCCGTGCGGATCGTCGCCGCAGCCAACCCGCCCTCCAGCGCGGCGGACGGCTGGCACCTCAGCCCGCCCCTGGCCAACCGGTTCGTCCACCTCGAATGGACCCACGACCCGCGCACCGTCGCCCGCGGCATGGCCGGCACCTGGCCGGAGGTGACCGTCCCCGTCGTGGACGCGGGCAGGGTCCCCGGCGCCGTTGCCCGGGCGCGTGGCGCGATCTCCGGCTTCCTCACCGCGCGACCCGGCCTCGTGCACCACATCCCCGCCGATGCCGAGAGCCGCGGCCGGTCCTGGCCGTCGCCGCGCACCTGGGAGATGGCGCTGAAGCTTCTCGCCGCGGGGTACGCGTCGGGCGTCGGGCGCGAGGCGCTGGCCGCGGCGCTCACCGGCGCGGTCGGGGACGGCGCCGGCATCGAGCTGCTGTCGTACCTCGAACACCTGGACCTGCCCGACCCCGACCGCGTCCTCGCCGATCCCGACGCCTTCGCCCTTCCCGACCGCGGTGACCGTCAACTGGCCTTCCTCATCGCCGTGGTCGCCGCCATCCAGAGCGACCTGACCCGGCCCCGCTGGGAGGCGGGCTGGGCCGTGCTGGCGAAGGCGGTGGACGCAGGCGTCCCGGACGTGGCGGCCCGCGCGGCCACCGACCTCGCCGCGATGCGCCACCTCGACTGGCCCGTACCGCCCGGCATCGACGGCTTCCTGGAGCTGCTCCAGATGTCGGGAGCCCTGCCCGGCGGCGGCCGGTGAGACGCGCGGGGCGGACGGCGGACGCGCCCGGCGGCCTGGACACGACCAAACTGCTCGCCGCCCGCTACAAGGCGGCGAACGACCGTCCGTATCTGGCGTCGGCGCTGTACGCGCTGACCGTCGTGCCCAGCGCCCAGGTGCCGACGATGGGAGTGGACCGGCACTGGCGCTGCTACGTCTCGCCCGCCTTCGTCGACGCGACGCCGGTGCCCGAGCTCGCCGGGGTCTGGGTGCACGAGGCGGCACATCTGCTGCGCGACCACCACGGGCGCGCCGACCGGCTGCCGGCCGCCGCCCAGCGCGACCCGCACCGGGTCAACGTCGCCCAGGACTGCGAGATCAACGACGACCTGCTCGCCGACGGTCTGCGGCTGCCCGAGGGACGCATGGAACCGCGGCTCTTCGGGCTCCCCGAGGGCCAGTTGTTCGAGGCGTACCTGGACCGGCTCCCGGAGCACGTGCGCGGGCCGGACTGCGGGTCGGGCGCCCACGGCCGGCCGGCGCCCTGGGAACTGGACGAGGACCCCGGCCCCGCCCGGCTCCGCGAGGTGGAGGCGCAGGCCCTGCGGCGGCTCACCGCCGAGGCGATGCGCGCCCACCAGCGCACCCGTGGCAACCTGCCCGCGGGCTGGCAGCGCTGGGCCGAGGAGGTCCTGGAACCCACGGTCGACTGGCGGCGGGCGCTGTCCGGAGCGGTCCGGGAAGCCGCCGCCTGGGCCGCGGGCGCCGTCGACTACACCTACCGCCGTCCGTCGCGCCGCACGCCGGCGCTGCGGGGCGTCGTGCTGCCGAGTCTGCGCCGTCCGCTGCCGAGGGTGGCCGTCGTCATCGACACCTCGGGCTCGATGGGCGAGGCCGAACTGGCGGCGGCGCTGGGGGAGGTGACGGGCGTCCTGCGCGAGGTGGGCATCCGGGGCAACCGCGTGACCGTGCTCGCCTGCGACGCCGACGTGCACGCGGTGTCGCGGGTGGTGGCCACCGAGCAGATCACCCTGGGCGGCGGTGGCGGCACGGACATGCGGGTCGGGATCGAGGCGGCCCTCTCCGTGCGCGAGCGTCCGGGCATCGTCGTCGTCCTCACCGACGGGTACACCCCCTGGCCCGACGAGAGCCCGCCGTGCCGACTCCTCGCGGCGCTGATCGGGTCCGAAGCGCCGCGGCCGCCGCACTGGGTGGAGACGGTCCGCATTCCCGCGTGACGGCATGGGCGGAACACCTCGCGGCACGCGGTGCGCGCTGCGCACGCGGTGCCCGGACGCGCCCGCGTGCACACCCGCGTGCCCAGGGGGCTCCACCGGGTGCCCGCTCCGTCACCGGGCGATCGAGACGGCGAAGGGCGCGAACCCGCTCGCCCGGATCACGTGCGGTACGAACAGGACGGCGGCCTCGGTGGCCCGCGCGGTCTCGATGCCGCCGAGGTCGACGATCCACTCCGGGGACCAGCCGAGGTCCGCGAGCAGCCCGCAGACGGTCTGTTTGGCCTGCTGGTCCTCGCCGGAGAGGAAGGCCGTCGGCGGCCGGCCGAGCGCGGAGGGCGCGGTCATCACCGTGTAGAGCATGGTGTTGAGCGTCTTGACGACGCGCGTGCCGGGAAGCGCCGTCTGGAGCTGTTCCGCGAGGCTCGTACCGGGGTGGAGCAGGGCGGCGGGCAGCCCGTCGGGTCCGTCGACGGTCGCGTTGGAGACGTCCACCAGGATCTTGCCGTGCAGTTCCTCGCGCAGTGCGGTGAGCCGTTCCAGCGAACCGGCGCCCGGAGTGGCGTTGACGACGATCCGCGCCGTCCGGACGGCTTCCGCGGACGCCTCGGGGGAGCGGCCCGCCACGGTCACCTCGTGTCCCGCCGCGGTGAGCGCCGCGGCGAGGTTGCCGCCCACGCGGCCGCTGCCCAGCACGGTGATCTTGTTCATGTCGGCCAAGTCCTGTCTGTGTCAGATGTGTTCGAGTGCGGTGCTCTGGTGAGGTGACGGCGGGTCAGCGGGCGAGCGTGGCCACGGCGGCGGCGTGCACGCCGGGCGCGGCGGCGAGGAAGCTGTCGCTCCGCGGACTCCACGGGCGGCCCTCGGCGTCGGAGACGCGTCCACCGGCCTCGGTGACGAGCAGCGCGCCCGGCAGCAGGTCGGCGCGGGCACCGGAGAACTGCCAGAAGGCGTCCATCCGGCCGGCGGCCACGTGGAGCAGGTGCAGGGTGGCGGGCACGGCCGTACGCACCACCAGAGCGTCCAGCAGCATCGAGGTGATCGAGGCCCCGACGCGACGGACGACCTTCTCGTCCTCGTCCGGCCTCGCCTGGCTCGTCGCCACGAGGCCCATACCGAGGTCGGTGGTCGGGGAGACGTGCAGCGGCCGGCCGTCGAGCCGGGCGCCGCCGCCGGCGAGCGCGGTGTACGTCTCCCCGGTCGCCGGC is part of the Streptomyces asoensis genome and harbors:
- a CDS encoding AAA family ATPase codes for the protein MSSARTATTAPSGPLAAADDLNRRLRTLRTEPATNPQLEALALAVTANQPVLLWGEPGIGKSAGLEQLAAGLGLPLETVIASVHEPSDFAGLPIVGDDPAVTGVPMAPPDWAVRLARAGQGLLFFDELSSAPPAVQAALLRVVLERRVGSLLLPEAVRIVAAANPPSSAADGWHLSPPLANRFVHLEWTHDPRTVARGMAGTWPEVTVPVVDAGRVPGAVARARGAISGFLTARPGLVHHIPADAESRGRSWPSPRTWEMALKLLAAGYASGVGREALAAALTGAVGDGAGIELLSYLEHLDLPDPDRVLADPDAFALPDRGDRQLAFLIAVVAAIQSDLTRPRWEAGWAVLAKAVDAGVPDVAARAATDLAAMRHLDWPVPPGIDGFLELLQMSGALPGGGR
- a CDS encoding DUF2201 family putative metallopeptidase, whose product is MRRAGRTADAPGGLDTTKLLAARYKAANDRPYLASALYALTVVPSAQVPTMGVDRHWRCYVSPAFVDATPVPELAGVWVHEAAHLLRDHHGRADRLPAAAQRDPHRVNVAQDCEINDDLLADGLRLPEGRMEPRLFGLPEGQLFEAYLDRLPEHVRGPDCGSGAHGRPAPWELDEDPGPARLREVEAQALRRLTAEAMRAHQRTRGNLPAGWQRWAEEVLEPTVDWRRALSGAVREAAAWAAGAVDYTYRRPSRRTPALRGVVLPSLRRPLPRVAVVIDTSGSMGEAELAAALGEVTGVLREVGIRGNRVTVLACDADVHAVSRVVATEQITLGGGGGTDMRVGIEAALSVRERPGIVVVLTDGYTPWPDESPPCRLLAALIGSEAPRPPHWVETVRIPA
- a CDS encoding NADPH-dependent F420 reductase, coding for MNKITVLGSGRVGGNLAAALTAAGHEVTVAGRSPEASAEAVRTARIVVNATPGAGSLERLTALREELHGKILVDVSNATVDGPDGLPAALLHPGTSLAEQLQTALPGTRVVKTLNTMLYTVMTAPSALGRPPTAFLSGEDQQAKQTVCGLLADLGWSPEWIVDLGGIETARATEAAVLFVPHVIRASGFAPFAVSIAR